The Tenrec ecaudatus isolate mTenEca1 chromosome 6, mTenEca1.hap1, whole genome shotgun sequence genome has a window encoding:
- the TMEM121B gene encoding transmembrane protein 121B translates to MHPVLGHPRSVSSLSGSFPPPPAAARLQPLFLRGGSCRGRRGSGDSSTSTSTSRGGGGGGRRGGGGGSPSSSTGAEREDDDESISVSKPLVPAAAAGLLGPPVQGGAPAADPARTAFSSSASSSSASTPSSCSMTAADFGGGAAGAVGGPGGRSAGGAGGSGPGGAASCCSCCGCCGRPGRAGRRGGRRGCSPSPGCRWGYQALSVVLLLAQGGLLDLYLIAVTDLYWCSWIATDLVVVVGWAIFFAKNSRGRRAGAHNHHQHHHHAAPPLHLPAAGTGAAGAGAKARSGRGGAGALGAAGPAGEFAFAYLAWLIYSIAFTPKVVLILGTSILDLIELRAPFGTTGFRLTMALSVPLLYSLVRAISEAGAPPGSAGPLLLQPQQHRAAGCFLGTCLDLLDSFTLVELMLEGRVPLPTHLRYLLIAVYFLALASPVLWLYELNAAASAVSSWGQASGPGSCSRLLRLLGGCLVDVPLLALRCLLAVSYQQPLSIFMLKNLFFLACRGLEALEGCWDRSSLPSPSRARGGYGAPPSAPPPPPPPPPPQGGSQLGHSISENEGGPMAM, encoded by the coding sequence ATGCACCCCGTGCTGGGCCACCCCCGCTCGGTCTCGTCCCTGTCGGGCTCCTTCCCGCCGCCCCCCGCCGCCGCCCGGCTGCAGCCCCTCTTCCTCCGGGGGGGCTCGTGCCGCGGCCGGAGAGGCTCAGGCGAcagcagcaccagcaccagcaccagcagggggggcggcggcggcggcagacgCGGCGGGGGCGGCGGCTCCCCGAGCAGCAGCACGGGCGCCGAGCGCGAGGACGACGACGAGAGCATCAGCGTCAGCAAGCCTCTGgtgccagccgccgccgccgggctCCTGGGGCCCCCGGTGCAGGGGGGCGCCCCGGCCGCCGACCCCGCGCGCACCGCCTTCTCCTCGTCCGCCTCGTCGTCCTCCGCCTCCACGCCCTCCTCCTGCAGCATGACGGCGGCCGACTTCGGCGGGGGCGCCGCCGGGGCCGTCGGGGGCCCCGGGGGGCGCTCGGCGGGGGGCGCCGGAGGCTCGGGCCCCGGCGGCGCCGCCTCCTGCTGCTCGTGCTGTGGCTGCTGCGGCCGGCCGGGCCGAGCGGGCCGCCGGGGTGGGCGCCGCGGCTGCTCCCCGAGCCCTGGGTGCCGCTGGGGTTACCAGGCGCTGTCCGTGGTGCTGCTGCTGGCGCAGGGCGGGCTGCTGGACTTGTACCTCATCGCCGTCACCGACCTGTACTGGTGCTCGTGGATCGCCACcgacctggtggtggtggtgggctggGCCATCTTCTTCGCCAAGAACAGCCGGGGCCGTCGGGCCGGCGCACacaaccaccaccagcaccaccaccacgccGCGCCGCCCCTGCACCTGCCCGCCGCCGGGACCGGGGCCGCCGGGGCTGGGGCCAAGGCGCGCAGCGGGCGAGGGGGCGCGGGTGCCCTGGGGGCGGCGGGTCCGGCGGGCGAGTTCGCCTTCGCCTACTTGGCTTGGCTCATTTACTCCATCGCCTTCACGCCCAAGGTGGTGCTCATCCTGGGCACGTCCATCCTGGACCTCATCGAGCTGCGCGCGCCCTTCGGCACCACGGGCTTCCGCCTCACCATGGCTCTGTCGGTGCCGCTGCTCTACAGCCTGGTGCGGGCCATCAGCGAGGCGGGCGCCCCTCCAGGCTCGGCGGGCCCCCTGCTCCTGCAGCCCCAGCAGCACCGCGCTGCCGGCTGCTTCCTGGGCACGTGCCTGGACCTGCTCGACAGCTTCACCCTGGTGGAGCTCATGCTGGAAGGCCGCGTCCCGCTGCCCACGCACCTGCGCTACCTGCTCATCGCCGTCTACTTCCTCGCCCTCGCCTCGCCCGTGCTCTGGCTCTACGAGCTCAACGCCGCGGCCTCGGCCGTGTCGTCCTGGGGCCAGGCTTCGGGCCCCGGGAGCTGCAGCCGCCTCCTGCGCCTCCTGGGCGGCTGTCTGGTGGACGTGCCCTTGCTGGCCTTGCGCTGCCTCCTGGCGGTGAGCTACCAGCAGCCCCTCTCCATCTTCATGCTCAAGAACCTCTTCTTCCTCGCCTGCCGCGGCCTGGAGGCCCTGGAGGGCTGCTGGGACCGGAGCAGTCTGCCTTCTCCCAGTCGGGCACGGGGCGGCTATGGTGCTCCGCCCTCTGCTCCACCACCgcctccaccaccgccaccacctcagGGAGGCTCCCAACTGGGCCACAGCATCTCAGAGAACGAGGGGGGCCCCATGGCTATGTAA